The Agromyces marinus genome window below encodes:
- a CDS encoding peptidoglycan-binding domain-containing protein — protein sequence MPVTERVFDDAHTVAAVPELSREVSVVLSGPGGMVTASSCAPGAVVKAGDHLLSVDGVVRIAVVTDVPLWRDLGFGMEGADVEGLQRALVEQGNELSVSGRYGWDTVAAVEAMQDAARVEPTGRIALDRVQWVPAGVGAVASCEVGVGLAIGSGSPVLVAGGTLVGLSLPGAEGELPGRSYVAVAGEVVVPIGADRRVTDPALMSAVAATTAFAEWVKDPVGGVAVLVRLAEPIAAIGIPPSAVVVSDARTGCVVLGGEQTVAVEVLASELGTVFAVPERPVDRVIVPAAKVTASCG from the coding sequence GTGCCGGTGACCGAGCGGGTGTTCGATGATGCGCACACGGTCGCGGCCGTGCCGGAGTTGTCGCGTGAGGTGTCGGTGGTGCTCAGCGGTCCCGGCGGCATGGTCACGGCCTCGTCGTGCGCGCCGGGTGCGGTGGTGAAGGCCGGTGATCATCTGCTCAGCGTGGATGGTGTGGTTCGCATCGCGGTCGTGACGGATGTGCCGCTCTGGCGGGATCTGGGCTTCGGGATGGAAGGCGCGGATGTCGAGGGGTTGCAGCGGGCGCTGGTCGAGCAGGGCAATGAGCTGAGCGTTTCAGGCAGGTACGGGTGGGATACCGTCGCCGCGGTCGAGGCGATGCAGGACGCGGCACGTGTGGAACCGACCGGGCGAATCGCTCTGGATCGGGTGCAGTGGGTTCCGGCCGGCGTGGGAGCGGTCGCATCGTGCGAGGTGGGTGTGGGCCTGGCCATCGGCTCTGGCAGTCCGGTGCTGGTCGCCGGCGGGACGCTGGTCGGGTTGTCGCTTCCGGGCGCGGAGGGTGAGCTGCCGGGGCGGTCCTATGTGGCGGTGGCTGGCGAGGTCGTCGTGCCGATCGGGGCGGATCGGCGGGTGACCGATCCGGCGCTGATGAGCGCGGTGGCCGCGACGACCGCGTTCGCCGAGTGGGTGAAGGATCCGGTTGGTGGGGTGGCTGTCCTGGTTCGTCTGGCTGAGCCGATCGCCGCGATCGGGATACCGCCTTCGGCGGTGGTGGTCAGCGATGCCAGGACCGGTTGCGTGGTCCTCGGCGGCGAGCAGACGGTGGCGGTCGAGGTCCTCGCCAGCGAGCTCGGCACCGTCTTCGCGGTGCCCGAGCGCCCGGTGGATCGCGTCATCGTTCCGGCTGCGAAAGTGACAGCTTCGTGCGGGTGA
- a CDS encoding ATP-binding cassette domain-containing protein gives MRAVDLAFAHPGAATLYEGLSFEAAGGELIALTGPSGSGKSTLLSILGGWLEPTHGVLETTGVQRLALVPQNPYGVPGRTAVDHVSLPLVARGSTRSDATRIAREYLGLLKLEHAADRPYRMLSGGERQRMLLARALASKPDLLLVDEPTAQLDATAAAEVCDALAGLQHHGVLIFVATHDTRVVTVCSSVVDLLTVAPAAPPAGRIGRKRCGREVA, from the coding sequence GTGAGGGCTGTTGATCTCGCCTTCGCCCACCCCGGTGCCGCGACCCTGTACGAGGGGTTGAGTTTCGAGGCGGCCGGTGGTGAGTTGATCGCGCTGACCGGCCCATCCGGGTCCGGCAAGTCGACCCTGCTGTCCATCCTCGGCGGCTGGCTGGAACCGACCCACGGCGTCCTCGAGACCACAGGTGTGCAGCGGCTCGCGCTCGTCCCGCAGAACCCGTACGGGGTGCCGGGCCGTACCGCTGTGGATCACGTCAGCCTTCCGCTGGTCGCTCGCGGGTCGACGAGATCCGACGCGACCCGGATCGCGCGTGAGTATCTCGGGTTGCTGAAGCTGGAGCACGCCGCGGACCGGCCGTACCGGATGCTGTCCGGCGGTGAGCGTCAGCGGATGCTGCTCGCTCGTGCGCTCGCCTCGAAGCCGGACCTGCTGCTCGTCGACGAACCCACCGCGCAACTGGACGCGACGGCCGCCGCCGAGGTGTGCGACGCGCTGGCCGGACTGCAACATCACGGGGTGCTCATCTTCGTCGCCACGCACGACACCCGCGTCGTCACCGTGTGCTCGAGCGTCGTCGACCTGCTCACGGTAGCGCCCGCCGCGCCCCCAGCCGGCCGGATCGGAAGGAAGAGGTGCGGGCGTGAGGTTGCGTGA
- a CDS encoding RNA polymerase sigma factor, translated as MVDGAFQELFRTYHPVIVAAAFNRLNDLSDAQDAAAEVFAQAWRRRDAADHVFTIEWLYITLRNVVGNHYRSRTRHHRRVERAGRHHPTPVDAATDAVLDVRAAVNRLGPADRELIWMAYWEDLSREEIARILGCTPATLRVRLHRARKKLQDALSEDATNPEEVSWTSSN; from the coding sequence ATGGTTGACGGCGCGTTCCAGGAGCTGTTCCGTACGTATCATCCGGTGATCGTGGCGGCGGCGTTCAACCGGTTGAACGACCTGTCCGACGCCCAGGACGCGGCCGCGGAGGTGTTCGCCCAGGCATGGCGGCGGCGGGACGCGGCCGACCACGTGTTCACGATCGAATGGTTGTACATCACCCTCCGCAACGTCGTGGGCAACCACTACCGGAGCCGCACCCGACACCACAGGCGCGTCGAACGAGCGGGCCGACATCACCCCACCCCGGTGGATGCGGCTACGGATGCGGTGTTGGATGTGCGGGCGGCGGTGAACCGGTTGGGGCCGGCGGATCGGGAGTTGATCTGGATGGCGTACTGGGAGGACCTGTCCCGGGAGGAGATCGCCCGGATCCTCGGCTGCACCCCGGCGACGTTGCGGGTTCGGTTGCATCGGGCCCGGAAGAAACTGCAGGACGCCCTCAGCGAGGACGCAACGAACCCGGAGGAGGTGTCATGGACGAGTTCGAACTGA
- a CDS encoding peptidase inhibitor family I36 protein, protein MADYPDGVQTAPNEVSWEDGQVILTVVDPDAPTTRAIGSCVTGTHCVYSGSNLTGSKLTFSTCTTQSVAPLGGPVKSIANARSSVTVRAYSDLGALGSVAGTVRETVDLGSGLTER, encoded by the coding sequence ATGGCCGACTACCCGGACGGCGTCCAAACCGCGCCCAACGAAGTGAGCTGGGAAGACGGACAAGTCATCCTGACCGTCGTCGATCCCGACGCCCCGACCACGCGCGCGATCGGCAGCTGCGTTACAGGCACGCACTGCGTCTACTCGGGAAGCAACCTGACCGGTTCGAAGCTCACCTTCAGCACATGCACCACCCAATCCGTCGCTCCTCTGGGCGGGCCGGTGAAGTCGATCGCAAACGCACGGTCCTCCGTCACCGTCCGCGCCTATAGCGACCTCGGCGCGCTCGGCTCAGTGGCCGGGACTGTCAGAGAAACGGTGGATCTGGGTTCTGGCCTGACCGAAAGGTGA